From Microbacterium sp. YJN-G, a single genomic window includes:
- the narI gene encoding respiratory nitrate reductase subunit gamma, whose amino-acid sequence MNTLQVLLWVALPYVCAAVFIVGHIWRYRYDKFGWTTRSSQSYENRLLRWGSPMFHLGILMVIAGHVVGLLIPREWLYAIGISEEIYHIGATVLGTFAAVLTLAGLAILVFRRRTVPAVFLATTVMDKVMYVFLGLTLLFGTLATVIYQVFGSGFHYRETISPWIRELMIFRPRPELMLEVPLMFQLHVITALLLFALWPFTRLVHVFSAPVGYLFRPYIVYRSRDELRGARAPKRGWDPVSTPDPARLRRP is encoded by the coding sequence ATGAACACGTTGCAGGTACTGCTGTGGGTGGCGCTGCCGTACGTCTGCGCGGCGGTCTTCATCGTCGGGCACATCTGGCGCTACCGGTACGACAAGTTCGGCTGGACGACCCGCTCGTCGCAGAGCTACGAGAACCGGCTGCTGCGCTGGGGCTCGCCGATGTTCCATCTCGGCATCCTCATGGTGATCGCCGGGCACGTGGTCGGACTGCTCATCCCGCGTGAGTGGCTGTACGCGATCGGCATCAGCGAGGAGATCTACCACATCGGCGCCACCGTGCTCGGCACGTTCGCCGCGGTGCTGACGCTGGCGGGGCTCGCGATCCTCGTCTTCCGCCGCCGCACGGTGCCCGCGGTGTTCCTGGCGACCACCGTGATGGACAAGGTCATGTACGTGTTCCTGGGGCTGACGCTGCTGTTCGGCACGCTGGCGACGGTCATCTACCAGGTGTTCGGCTCGGGCTTCCATTACCGCGAGACGATCTCGCCGTGGATCCGCGAGCTGATGATCTTCCGTCCCCGCCCGGAGCTCATGCTTGAGGTGCCGCTGATGTTCCAGCTGCACGTCATCACCGCGCTGCTGCTGTTCGCGCTGTGGCCGTTCACGCGTCTCGTGCACGTGTTCTCGGCGCCGGTCGGCTACTTGTTCCGCCCGTACATCGTGTACCGCTCGCGTGACGAGCTGCGCGGCGCCCGGGCACCCAAGCGCGGCTGGGATCCGGTCTCCACACCCGACCCCGCCCGCCTCCGCCGCCCGTAG
- the narJ gene encoding nitrate reductase molybdenum cofactor assembly chaperone, which produces MSTVLPPRVTPRRRMPDALTPASLTAAQRQTVHMLASLLLDYPDAQWFERLDVFEANAVTLPDAVAEALQKFLRRARETGASDLQKLYVTTFDMKRKCSLYLSYYATGDTRRRGTALVTFLDAYRAAGWEFDAQELPDYLPAVLEFSARSQSDVADAVLAAHREGIEVLRAALEGMDSPWADVVRAVTLSLPKVDQRIRERVLALVNEGPPTETVGMSLPMPVFRSVRQGE; this is translated from the coding sequence ATGAGCACCGTGCTACCGCCGCGGGTCACTCCGCGGCGCCGGATGCCGGATGCGCTGACACCGGCATCCCTCACCGCCGCGCAGCGGCAGACCGTGCACATGCTGGCATCGCTGCTGCTCGACTACCCCGACGCGCAGTGGTTCGAGCGGCTCGACGTGTTCGAGGCCAACGCGGTGACGCTGCCCGACGCGGTCGCCGAGGCGCTGCAGAAGTTCCTTCGGCGGGCGCGCGAGACCGGGGCATCCGATCTGCAGAAGCTGTACGTGACGACCTTCGACATGAAGCGCAAGTGCTCGCTGTACCTCAGCTATTACGCGACCGGCGACACGCGCCGCCGCGGCACCGCGCTGGTCACCTTCCTGGACGCGTACCGCGCGGCCGGGTGGGAGTTCGACGCGCAGGAGCTGCCCGACTACCTGCCGGCGGTGCTGGAGTTCTCGGCCCGTTCGCAGTCGGATGTGGCGGATGCCGTGCTCGCCGCGCACCGCGAGGGGATCGAGGTGCTGCGGGCGGCGCTCGAGGGCATGGACAGCCCATGGGCGGATGTCGTCCGCGCCGTCACGCTGTCGCTGCCGAAGGTCGACCAGCGCATCCGCGAGCGCGTGCTCGCACTCGTCAATGAGGGCCCGCCGACCGAGACCGTCGGCATGAGCCTGCCTATGCCCGTCTTCCGCTCCGTGCGACAAGGGGAATGA
- the narH gene encoding nitrate reductase subunit beta, which produces MKVMAQMSMVMNLDKCIGCHTCSVTCKQAWTNRTGVEYVWFNNVETRPGVGYPRGYEDQEKWGGGWVRDKRGRLRLRSGGRLAKLARIFSNPKLPGIDDYYEPWTYDYDMLVNAPSGDHTPVARPKSLITGKDMKVSWSANWDDDLGGSLETMHEDPILQKMSGEVQAEFEKAFMFYLPRICEHCLNPSCVASCPSGAMYKRQEDGIVLVDQDACRGWRMCISGCPYKKVYFNHKTGKAEKCTMCYPRIEVGLPTVCSETCVGRLRYLGLVLYDADRVAEAAAVEDEHELLAAQRSVLLDPHDPAVIEAARRDGIAEDWIEAAQRSPIWRLINDYQVALPLHPEYRTMPMVWYIPPLSPVVDVVTGSGNDGEDARTLFAAIDKLRIPIGYLAELFTAGDVKPVDAALRKLAAMRSYMRGISIDGEREEGIATAVGMTGAQIEEMYRLLAIAKYEERYVIPAAHYEQAHDLEEMACSLDFEGGPGMGGAGGPFGAASGSAVPVAVENFHALADRQTADSPSTPGRVNLLNWDGNGRPTGLFPPSEVAEERTYDDDDGGTS; this is translated from the coding sequence ATGAAGGTCATGGCGCAGATGTCGATGGTGATGAACCTCGACAAGTGCATCGGATGTCACACCTGCTCGGTGACCTGCAAGCAGGCGTGGACGAACCGCACCGGCGTGGAGTACGTGTGGTTCAACAACGTCGAGACCCGTCCCGGTGTCGGCTACCCCCGCGGCTACGAGGACCAGGAGAAGTGGGGCGGCGGCTGGGTGCGCGACAAGCGCGGCCGGCTGCGGCTGCGCAGCGGCGGCCGGCTCGCCAAGCTGGCGCGGATCTTCTCGAACCCGAAGCTGCCGGGCATCGACGACTACTACGAGCCGTGGACCTACGACTACGACATGCTCGTGAACGCGCCCAGCGGCGACCACACCCCGGTGGCGCGGCCGAAGAGCCTCATCACCGGCAAGGACATGAAGGTGTCGTGGTCGGCGAACTGGGATGACGACCTGGGCGGGTCGCTCGAGACCATGCACGAGGACCCGATCCTTCAGAAGATGAGCGGCGAGGTGCAGGCCGAGTTCGAGAAGGCCTTCATGTTCTACCTGCCGCGGATCTGCGAACACTGCCTGAACCCGTCGTGCGTGGCCTCCTGCCCGTCCGGTGCGATGTACAAGCGACAGGAGGACGGCATCGTCCTCGTGGACCAGGATGCCTGCCGCGGATGGCGCATGTGCATCTCGGGCTGCCCGTACAAGAAGGTCTACTTCAACCACAAGACCGGCAAGGCCGAGAAGTGCACGATGTGCTACCCGCGCATCGAGGTGGGCCTGCCCACCGTATGCTCCGAGACTTGCGTGGGTCGCCTGCGGTACCTCGGCCTGGTGCTCTACGACGCAGACCGCGTGGCCGAGGCCGCCGCCGTCGAGGACGAGCACGAGCTGCTCGCCGCACAGCGCTCGGTGCTGCTGGACCCGCACGACCCGGCCGTCATCGAGGCCGCCCGTCGCGACGGCATCGCTGAGGACTGGATCGAGGCCGCCCAGCGCAGCCCGATCTGGCGTCTCATCAACGACTACCAGGTGGCGCTGCCGCTGCACCCCGAGTACCGCACCATGCCGATGGTCTGGTACATCCCGCCGCTCTCGCCCGTGGTCGACGTCGTCACGGGATCCGGCAACGACGGTGAGGATGCCCGCACGCTGTTCGCGGCGATCGACAAGCTGCGCATCCCGATCGGCTACCTGGCCGAGCTGTTCACCGCTGGCGACGTGAAGCCGGTGGATGCCGCGCTGCGCAAGCTCGCAGCGATGCGCTCGTACATGCGGGGCATCAGCATCGACGGTGAGCGCGAGGAGGGCATCGCGACCGCGGTCGGCATGACCGGCGCGCAGATCGAGGAGATGTACCGGCTGCTCGCGATCGCGAAGTACGAGGAGCGCTACGTCATCCCGGCCGCGCACTACGAGCAGGCGCACGACCTCGAGGAGATGGCGTGCTCGCTGGACTTCGAGGGCGGGCCCGGCATGGGCGGCGCCGGCGGACCGTTCGGCGCGGCCAGCGGCTCGGCAGTGCCGGTCGCAGTCGAGAACTTCCACGCGCTCGCCGACCGGCAGACCGCCGACAGCCCGTCGACGCCGGGCCGGGTCAACCTGCTCAACTGGGACGGCAACGGCCGGCCCACCGGGCTGTTCCCGCCGTCCGAGGTCGCCGAGGAGCGCACGTACGACGACGATGACGGGGGCACGTCATGA